A part of Pectinatus sottacetonis genomic DNA contains:
- a CDS encoding acyl-CoA thioesterase — MMPSQANVEGNIHGGEIMKIMDSCAYAVTRRYARTNVVTARVDELQFHQPIKVGDLVICSAKIVFAGNTSMEVYVNVQVEDLRSHTPPLPALSAYFTMVALDRNSKPAHIPPLEINTNEEKKDFEAGKARYASYKAKRQHEKK; from the coding sequence ATGATGCCCAGCCAAGCCAATGTTGAAGGTAATATTCATGGCGGAGAAATAATGAAAATCATGGATTCGTGTGCTTATGCTGTAACACGCCGCTACGCCCGGACTAATGTAGTAACCGCAAGAGTTGATGAACTCCAGTTCCACCAGCCGATAAAAGTAGGCGATCTGGTGATCTGTTCTGCCAAAATAGTTTTTGCCGGTAATACGTCTATGGAAGTCTATGTCAATGTTCAAGTAGAGGATTTACGCTCTCATACACCACCGCTCCCTGCTCTATCTGCCTATTTCACTATGGTTGCTTTAGATCGTAATTCTAAGCCTGCCCATATTCCACCTTTGGAAATTAACACTAATGAGGAAAAGAAAGATTTTGAAGCGGGAAAGGCACGTTATGCTTCATACAAAGCTAAACGACAGCACGAAAAAAAATAA
- the cobI gene encoding precorrin-2 C(20)-methyltransferase — MTGIFYGIGVGPGDPDLLTMKAIKTLEKVDVIIAPKTEKKDGSVALSIAGPYLKEDVEIVYQVFPMVTHFEESPQSWHKNKTEILALLNKGKNVAFLTLGDPMFYSTYIYVYRLLKAEWPKIETIPGIPAFCAIAGRLEYPLVEGNDIISIIPATAEPKKIDKVLSVSDNAVIMKVYKNFDDIVTTLKDKNLVKNAVMVSRCGLPDEECIDDIEKVKKVPNYLSTILTRRRK; from the coding sequence ATGACAGGTATTTTTTATGGTATAGGTGTTGGACCAGGCGATCCTGATTTGCTTACAATGAAGGCAATAAAAACATTAGAAAAAGTTGACGTTATAATTGCGCCAAAAACAGAAAAAAAAGATGGTAGTGTAGCTTTATCGATAGCTGGACCATATTTAAAAGAAGATGTTGAAATTGTTTATCAGGTTTTTCCTATGGTTACACATTTTGAAGAATCTCCTCAAAGCTGGCATAAAAATAAGACGGAAATATTAGCATTGTTGAACAAGGGTAAAAATGTAGCCTTTTTAACATTAGGAGATCCAATGTTCTACAGTACATATATTTATGTTTATAGATTATTAAAAGCAGAATGGCCGAAAATAGAAACTATTCCGGGAATTCCCGCATTTTGTGCTATTGCAGGAAGACTAGAATATCCTCTGGTAGAAGGAAATGATATAATAAGCATCATTCCCGCTACAGCAGAACCAAAAAAAATCGATAAGGTATTATCTGTTTCAGATAATGCAGTTATTATGAAGGTTTATAAGAACTTTGATGATATAGTGACTACGCTGAAAGATAAAAATCTGGTAAAAAATGCTGTAATGGTAAGCAGATGCGGACTCCCGGATGAAGAATGCATTGATGATATTGAAAAAGTAAAAAAAGTTCCTAATTATTTATCGACGATTTTAACGCGCCGTAGAAAATAG
- a CDS encoding FecCD family ABC transporter permease, translating into METGKNKKWGMNIFVWRIFILVMLAILVLVSFFISISQGAVNIPFREIMRMFSSGASVDQQIMMNIRLPRTILTALVGMNLAVSGAILQAVMRNPLADPHIIGISSGAGIAGIFIMIVLPQYSFLITPAAFIGAMAAAICIYILAWKNGIKPLRIILAGVAVASFIGAGISALLILYSDRVHGALMWMVGGFAARSWIHVQLILPYTIVGIIAALMFTRHLNVLQLGDEIAKGLGMNVEVIRILLTAIAALLAASAVAVAGLLGFVGLIIPHTARLIIGSDYRFLLPASILLGSIVVILSDTVARCAFAPLELPVGIFMAALGAPFFLFLLRRQL; encoded by the coding sequence ATGGAAACCGGGAAAAATAAAAAATGGGGGATGAATATTTTTGTCTGGAGAATATTTATTTTAGTGATGTTAGCGATACTAGTGCTAGTAAGTTTTTTTATAAGTATATCACAAGGGGCAGTAAATATTCCTTTTAGAGAAATTATGCGAATGTTTAGTTCAGGAGCTAGTGTTGACCAGCAAATAATGATGAACATCAGATTGCCACGTACAATATTAACAGCACTTGTAGGAATGAATCTTGCTGTTTCGGGGGCAATTTTACAGGCTGTTATGAGGAATCCGCTGGCCGATCCGCATATAATAGGTATTTCATCAGGGGCGGGGATAGCGGGTATTTTTATAATGATAGTATTGCCACAGTATAGTTTTTTGATAACACCAGCAGCGTTTATCGGTGCAATGGCAGCCGCTATATGTATCTATATTTTGGCGTGGAAAAATGGCATAAAACCATTACGTATTATTCTGGCAGGAGTAGCAGTAGCTTCGTTTATTGGGGCGGGGATATCTGCATTATTGATTTTGTATAGTGATAGAGTTCATGGAGCATTAATGTGGATGGTTGGTGGTTTTGCTGCCAGGTCATGGATACATGTGCAATTAATATTACCATACACAATTGTAGGCATAATAGCTGCATTGATGTTTACCCGGCATCTTAACGTGCTGCAGCTGGGAGATGAAATTGCTAAAGGATTGGGGATGAATGTAGAAGTTATCAGAATACTGCTTACAGCTATAGCGGCTTTATTAGCAGCTAGCGCAGTTGCAGTTGCCGGCCTACTGGGATTTGTAGGATTGATAATCCCTCATACAGCCAGACTTATAATTGGCAGTGACTATCGTTTTTTGCTGCCTGCATCAATACTTCTCGGCAGTATTGTTGTAATATTAAGTGATACTGTAGCTAGATGCGCTTTTGCACCATTAGAACTTCCTGTAGGCATTTTTATGGCAGCTCTGGGGGCACCTTTTTTCCTCTTTTTGTTAAGGAGGCAGTTATAA
- a CDS encoding ABC transporter ATP-binding protein, which produces MARLSMKNISVTIQHKNILQDISLSFPEGKITAILGPNGCGKSTLLRIATGFSHDYQGQVTLDDKLLRDLSAKTIARKIAVLPQTVSVPPDLTVRQLVAYGRFPYKNLFSNNNADDNKIINWAMQQTSIVNLEQRQLTTLSGGERQRAWITMALCQQPEILILDEPTTYLDIEHQLEIMQIIKMLNEKQQITVVMVLHDINHARMYADKVVIIDKHTIAAQGDPYKILSVELLDRVFNVKAMLYQNKENEINQEIIFPIALSHDK; this is translated from the coding sequence ATGGCACGATTATCAATGAAAAATATTTCTGTTACTATACAGCATAAAAATATATTACAAGATATAAGTCTTTCTTTTCCGGAAGGAAAAATAACTGCTATTCTAGGACCTAATGGGTGCGGAAAATCAACATTGTTAAGAATTGCCACGGGCTTTTCGCATGATTATCAAGGACAGGTAACTTTAGATGATAAATTATTACGTGATTTATCGGCGAAAACTATTGCCAGAAAGATAGCCGTGCTACCTCAAACAGTTAGTGTTCCCCCTGATTTAACAGTCAGGCAGCTTGTTGCTTATGGACGGTTTCCCTATAAAAATTTATTTAGCAATAATAATGCTGATGATAATAAAATAATTAACTGGGCAATGCAGCAAACCAGTATAGTAAACTTAGAACAAAGACAGCTTACAACTCTGTCTGGCGGCGAAAGACAAAGAGCGTGGATTACGATGGCTCTTTGCCAGCAGCCAGAAATACTTATTCTTGATGAGCCTACCACGTATCTGGATATAGAACATCAGCTGGAAATAATGCAAATAATAAAAATGCTCAATGAAAAACAGCAGATAACAGTGGTAATGGTTTTGCATGACATAAATCATGCCCGTATGTATGCTGATAAAGTTGTAATTATAGATAAACATACTATTGCTGCACAGGGAGATCCTTATAAGATATTATCTGTTGAACTTCTTGACAGGGTTTTTAACGTAAAAGCCATGCTTTATCAGAATAAAGAAAATGAAATAAACCAAGAAATAATTTTTCCTATTGCTTTATCGCATGATAAATAA
- a CDS encoding sirohydrochlorin cobaltochelatase: MKFSWKKMLVTSVACMAMTGFMATSYASYKLNPEVKDATPALKEAAEIGVRTYNNPQMVNVKNKDAILVMSFGTTYKDSRKKTIERTVQAIQAAHPNTKVILSFTSHIIIDRIKAHEGITIPDPEKALKELKKEGYTRIAIASLDVIPGMEYSYDTAVYDLYKKDFKKMTIGVPAMYWMGQEHQRDDVTEFLKAFSTQFPKNIAADEAVLVMGHGTPNPNNAYYSVIQNHMNMLNMHNVYIYTVEGWPSLETIIPQLKAKGIKKVTLMPMMMVAGDHAHNDMAGNTAESHKSILEKEGFEVKTYIHGLGENAAVRNIFVERANEAWNALEAK, translated from the coding sequence ATGAAGTTTAGTTGGAAAAAAATGTTAGTTACTTCAGTGGCCTGCATGGCGATGACAGGATTCATGGCTACTTCTTACGCTAGCTACAAATTGAATCCAGAAGTTAAAGATGCTACACCAGCATTGAAAGAAGCTGCTGAAATTGGAGTGCGTACTTATAACAACCCACAGATGGTAAATGTAAAAAACAAGGATGCTATTTTGGTAATGAGCTTTGGGACTACATACAAAGATTCACGTAAGAAGACGATTGAAAGAACTGTACAGGCAATTCAGGCAGCTCATCCTAATACCAAAGTTATTTTATCATTTACGTCACATATCATTATAGATAGAATAAAGGCACATGAAGGAATTACAATTCCAGATCCGGAAAAAGCTCTTAAAGAACTGAAGAAAGAAGGTTATACCCGTATAGCTATAGCTTCTTTGGATGTTATTCCCGGGATGGAATATTCATATGACACAGCAGTATATGATCTGTATAAAAAAGATTTCAAAAAAATGACTATTGGTGTACCTGCAATGTATTGGATGGGACAGGAACATCAGCGTGATGATGTAACAGAATTCTTGAAAGCATTTTCGACGCAGTTCCCTAAAAATATAGCTGCTGATGAAGCTGTATTAGTAATGGGCCATGGAACTCCGAATCCTAATAATGCATATTATTCCGTTATCCAGAATCATATGAACATGTTGAACATGCACAATGTATATATTTACACAGTAGAAGGATGGCCTAGCTTGGAAACCATTATTCCTCAGTTAAAGGCAAAAGGAATTAAAAAAGTAACCCTTATGCCGATGATGATGGTAGCAGGTGATCATGCTCATAATGATATGGCGGGTAATACTGCTGAATCTCATAAATCGATTTTGGAAAAAGAAGGATTTGAAGTAAAGACTTATATTCATGGATTAGGCGAAAATGCAGCAGTACGCAATATATTTGTAGAACGTGCTAATGAAGCATGGAATGCATTAGAAGCAAAATAA
- a CDS encoding MgtC/SapB family protein gives MIHLLKDDEFMPPEWEACMRLVLSAVLGGLIGYERQYKHKSAGLRTNILVCVGSCLIMLLSQLLYSNVEGRTNADPARLAAQVVSGIGFLGAGAIIKEGVNIIGLTTAACIWVVSGVGLAVGAGYYSGAGITSVIVFIVLVTLSRMDRWMDHDKLSIVITMQDIPGQVMKVYTYLHDNHIVIKSIQIIALPNNLLRLELIIHTQKNITMDKLDCELAELENVINVEVS, from the coding sequence ATGATACATTTGCTGAAGGATGATGAATTTATGCCGCCAGAATGGGAAGCTTGCATGAGACTTGTTTTATCAGCTGTTTTAGGAGGTCTTATTGGTTATGAAAGACAGTATAAACATAAATCAGCAGGACTTAGGACAAATATTTTAGTTTGTGTTGGATCATGCCTCATTATGCTTTTATCACAGCTTTTATATAGTAATGTAGAAGGTCGGACAAATGCTGATCCAGCGAGACTGGCAGCGCAGGTTGTTAGTGGTATAGGATTTTTAGGGGCAGGAGCCATAATAAAAGAAGGTGTAAATATTATTGGGCTGACAACGGCCGCCTGCATTTGGGTAGTTTCTGGTGTAGGACTTGCTGTTGGGGCCGGGTATTATAGTGGCGCTGGTATTACATCGGTGATAGTATTCATAGTACTGGTAACATTATCACGTATGGATCGATGGATGGATCATGATAAACTTAGTATAGTAATAACTATGCAGGATATTCCTGGGCAAGTTATGAAAGTATATACATATCTACATGATAATCACATAGTTATAAAAAGCATACAGATCATAGCACTTCCCAATAATTTGCTCAGGCTGGAACTGATTATTCATACGCAAAAAAATATTACAATGGATAAGTTAGATTGTGAATTGGCTGAGCTGGAAAATGTCATTAATGTAGAAGTTAGCTGA
- a CDS encoding HAD family hydrolase — MEYKTYLFDFDYTLANSEAGIVMCFQKLLANHDYPPQNNFSIKKTIGLFMPEAITILTGEKDTKFVKKLQEEYSLYADEYMTENTYLYPETIPLLRKLKAAHYNLGIISNKTKHRILETLANENITSLIDIIIGTENAKQPKPSATPLLQALAFLQADPKSAMYIGDSLTDAQTAQNASVDFTAVLTGQTSYEEFIKHPHVKIVHTLAQIY; from the coding sequence ATGGAATATAAGACATATCTTTTCGACTTTGATTACACACTTGCCAATTCTGAGGCAGGCATAGTAATGTGTTTCCAAAAATTACTGGCAAATCACGATTATCCTCCACAAAACAATTTTTCTATAAAAAAAACTATTGGTCTTTTTATGCCTGAAGCAATTACCATTCTAACGGGAGAAAAAGATACCAAATTTGTAAAAAAATTACAGGAAGAATACAGTTTATATGCTGATGAATATATGACTGAAAATACATACTTATATCCTGAAACTATTCCCTTGCTGAGAAAATTGAAAGCTGCGCATTATAATCTGGGTATTATTTCCAATAAAACAAAACATCGCATTCTGGAAACTTTAGCCAATGAAAATATAACCTCCCTCATTGATATTATTATCGGCACAGAAAATGCCAAGCAGCCTAAGCCTTCTGCCACACCTTTATTACAAGCTTTGGCTTTTCTACAGGCAGACCCTAAGTCCGCTATGTATATTGGTGATAGCTTAACTGATGCTCAGACAGCTCAAAATGCTTCTGTAGATTTTACGGCTGTTCTCACTGGACAAACCTCTTATGAAGAATTTATCAAACATCCTCATGTAAAAATTGTCCATACACTAGCCCAAATATATTAA
- the ybaK gene encoding Cys-tRNA(Pro) deacylase, whose translation MKKTNAARILDGLDISYEIKGYPVDLSDLSAVHVAAETGMNIKTIFKTLVVRGDKTGILMGCIPGDDELDMKKLAAISTNKKVEMVHLKDVQALTGYVRGGCSPLGTKKKYPVFIDQSALKWTQIAVSAGKRGEQLLLSPADLIKAVAATPADIIKVHNS comes from the coding sequence ATGAAAAAAACTAATGCTGCACGTATTCTGGATGGTTTGGATATAAGTTATGAAATAAAAGGATATCCAGTTGATCTTTCCGATCTCAGTGCTGTACATGTTGCTGCTGAAACAGGAATGAATATAAAAACTATATTTAAAACATTGGTGGTCCGTGGCGATAAGACAGGAATTTTAATGGGCTGTATACCAGGTGATGATGAACTCGATATGAAAAAACTAGCTGCAATAAGTACTAATAAAAAAGTGGAAATGGTTCATCTCAAAGATGTACAGGCTCTAACCGGTTATGTGAGAGGCGGCTGTTCTCCCTTAGGTACAAAAAAAAAGTATCCTGTATTCATAGACCAATCAGCTTTAAAATGGACACAGATTGCTGTCAGTGCCGGTAAACGTGGTGAACAGTTGCTATTATCTCCTGCTGACTTAATAAAAGCCGTAGCTGCCACACCTGCTGATATTATAAAAGTCCATAATTCTTAA
- a CDS encoding Nramp family divalent metal transporter gives MVNLRKYFETEITRKSARDFLRYIGPGILITVGFIDPGNWASNLAAGSQYGYDLLWMVTLSTIMLIILQHNAAHLGIASGLCISEAAVYYLPKWLSGGLLFSAMAAAVSTALAEILGGAIALQLLFRIPIMYGSIFMAIFCAFLLRSNSYRKMEKIIIAFVSLIGLSFIAELYIVPIEWTKAAIGWVYPALPHGSLVVVMSVLGAVVMPHNLFLHSEIIQSRQWNLENEKIIERQLKYEFMDTFFSMIIGWAINSAMILIAASVFFTHNIIVDDLAQAVYILKPLLGSHAAVLFAVALLFSGLSSTTTAGMAGGSIYAGLFKEPYDIKDRHSWHGVVITYAIALVILFFITNPFDGLIYSQMALSMQLPFTIFLQIYLTSSKKIMGKYANNLRQKILLGIIAAIVAVLNIMLLGEMFGIW, from the coding sequence ATGGTAAATTTACGTAAATATTTCGAGACCGAAATAACCCGAAAAAGTGCGCGGGATTTTTTACGATATATTGGCCCGGGAATATTGATCACAGTTGGATTTATAGATCCTGGTAATTGGGCTTCCAATTTAGCAGCCGGATCTCAATATGGTTATGACCTGTTGTGGATGGTAACACTTTCTACCATTATGCTAATTATTTTGCAGCATAATGCAGCCCATTTGGGAATAGCCAGCGGACTATGCATTTCTGAGGCTGCCGTATATTATCTGCCTAAGTGGTTGTCTGGGGGGTTGCTGTTCTCGGCAATGGCTGCTGCCGTATCGACTGCTTTAGCAGAAATATTAGGAGGGGCAATAGCTTTACAACTTTTATTCAGGATCCCAATAATGTATGGATCGATTTTTATGGCAATCTTCTGTGCTTTTTTATTGCGTTCAAACTCATATCGAAAAATGGAAAAAATTATTATTGCCTTTGTGTCACTTATCGGATTGTCATTTATTGCTGAACTATACATAGTTCCTATAGAATGGACTAAAGCAGCGATAGGATGGGTATATCCCGCGCTGCCGCATGGATCGTTGGTAGTGGTGATGAGCGTATTAGGGGCAGTAGTAATGCCGCATAATCTTTTCTTACATTCAGAGATAATTCAAAGCCGGCAATGGAATCTGGAAAATGAAAAAATTATTGAAAGACAGCTGAAATATGAATTTATGGATACTTTTTTTTCTATGATAATAGGCTGGGCTATAAACAGTGCCATGATTTTAATTGCTGCTAGTGTATTTTTCACCCATAATATTATCGTAGATGATTTAGCACAGGCTGTTTATATTTTAAAGCCGTTATTAGGTTCTCATGCAGCTGTTTTGTTTGCGGTAGCACTTTTATTTTCGGGGTTGTCTTCAACAACAACGGCTGGAATGGCCGGCGGCAGCATATATGCAGGTTTGTTTAAAGAACCATATGATATAAAAGATCGTCATTCCTGGCATGGCGTAGTTATAACTTATGCAATTGCATTAGTCATATTGTTTTTTATAACGAATCCTTTTGATGGATTAATATATTCCCAGATGGCACTTAGTATGCAGCTGCCATTTACTATATTTTTGCAGATTTATCTTACATCATCCAAGAAAATAATGGGGAAATATGCCAATAATCTAAGACAGAAAATTTTATTAGGAATAATTGCCGCTATAGTTGCAGTGCTCAATATAATGCTTCTTGGTGAAATGTTCGGTATTTGGTGA
- a CDS encoding ABC transporter substrate-binding protein: MNRKIVFLFTCVFIMAGIFSGCANNNSQNAKTSSYLTITDDANRTVTLNKKPERIVALSTSFLEPLHAVKAPVVGCPSSKMGVPAYYKDLPKVGAVYNINIEKVVGLKPDLVIAMKGMNDKFVSTLESNNIPVIVLDMKSYDQVKHCVALFAQITGEKEKGTAVNQKMDREIKLIKDKLPKETKKVAILHSTAQDVTVQLDGSIAGSVAKMLGFTNVASDIKSPDGGNESAPYSLEVLVKKDPDVIFVTSMGDLKTIKKAMKDNVENNAAWHTLRAVKEGHIYYLPQHLFLLNPGLHYPEAVKIMAQKIYPEIFPKKDK, translated from the coding sequence ATGAATAGAAAAATAGTATTTCTATTTACGTGTGTGTTTATTATGGCAGGGATTTTTTCCGGCTGTGCGAATAATAATTCGCAAAATGCAAAAACATCGTCATATTTAACAATAACTGATGATGCTAATCGCACAGTTACACTTAACAAAAAACCTGAACGGATAGTGGCATTATCCACTTCTTTTTTAGAACCACTGCATGCAGTAAAGGCACCAGTTGTGGGCTGTCCGTCATCAAAAATGGGAGTGCCGGCATATTATAAGGATCTTCCTAAAGTTGGGGCCGTATATAACATAAATATAGAAAAAGTTGTTGGTTTGAAACCTGATTTGGTTATAGCTATGAAGGGGATGAATGACAAATTTGTTTCTACCCTGGAAAGTAATAACATTCCAGTGATTGTGCTGGACATGAAAAGTTATGATCAGGTAAAACATTGTGTAGCTCTTTTTGCTCAGATAACAGGAGAAAAAGAAAAAGGCACAGCAGTGAATCAGAAAATGGATCGGGAAATAAAGCTGATTAAAGATAAACTGCCTAAAGAAACGAAAAAAGTAGCCATACTGCATAGCACAGCGCAGGATGTTACAGTCCAACTTGATGGTTCCATAGCAGGATCAGTAGCAAAAATGCTTGGTTTTACCAATGTAGCTTCAGATATAAAGTCACCTGATGGCGGCAATGAATCGGCACCATATAGTTTAGAAGTTTTAGTGAAAAAAGATCCTGATGTTATTTTTGTTACCAGCATGGGAGATCTTAAGACGATAAAAAAAGCAATGAAAGACAATGTGGAAAATAATGCTGCATGGCATACATTGCGCGCAGTAAAAGAAGGACATATATATTATTTGCCGCAACATTTATTTCTGCTGAATCCGGGACTGCATTATCCGGAAGCGGTAAAGATAATGGCACAGAAAATTTATCCTGAAATATTTCCTAAAAAGGATAAATAA